A genomic window from Chitinophaga pollutisoli includes:
- a CDS encoding SusC/RagA family TonB-linked outer membrane protein, whose protein sequence is MKLSSIFMLIGCLAASAKGYTQKLTINEKDAPISRVFRAIKKQTGYNFVYFDSDIQAAQRVTVQVHDRPLEDVLQICLNNQPVTYKIVNRTIILSRKANASFRQGAAADSVKGDISGRLLTQAGEPVWGASIFVKGTPRGTQSNEQGRFQLSDVRQGSVLVITFVGFATQEMKAHFSADGSVQLSGTGVSVSRTNEGYLAIIMKPSARQMDEVLVVPYGTQSRASYTGSAVTVKSEQLEDRSRPSFQQSLQGNVAGMQVMESTGQPGAAPTVRLRGISSFSGINTPLYVVDGVPMLTQEITTLATSSNSGAGINPNDIESITVLKDASAASIYGSQGANGVILITTKKGAAGRTNISASANYGINQMATSKRNKPLSTAEMTELMIEGVLNRQTNGITTPDAAKAFLVTQGLNPDVNTDWMDVITQTGQYQQYNLSASGGNDKTKFFLSGGYYKQDAVTRGQWFDRKTARINLNHKASKRLSFNSTMNFTGQRLSTVPAAGTGQNPIRSLYRLVPWLAPYTETGAYNPNLVYNPEIVRNENKYETNIYQAIGNVGAQLQITDYLSAESKLGIDIHYSDDYRYWSPLWSDGRGSNGRGAEYSTLWANWTASNLLKFNRQFGSLGVNATVGQEGARRNLKRVSTQANNFAAQDLYTLQNASEPFVAWSYRAAASIASYFVNTSFNYDQKYYINLTGRRDGSSRFGSLRRWANFWSAGAAWNIDKENFMMNASWIDRLKLRASYGLSGSQLGDYYGAQGFLSGGNNYMNLPGFIVGQIESGTLTWEENRPLDIGLEFEFLKGRLSGSIDWYTRRTSNLFQDMPVPMENGVSKLNYNVGGMKNEGWELAINGQAIKAKSAGGFDWNINFNISTQKNKILAYQDSSVVTGVFLREIGGDFYQFYLRGYAGVDPQTGDALWYTDKTESKTTNVYNQAAPYKQTGKSALASVFGGLTNTFSFKGVSLSTLIYFNWGNHIYDSWGAYTQSDGSAGLTETGQISRMTYDHHWKKPGDNAKYPKMAYRGSQSGLSNQSSTRFLYDGSYIRLREVTLSYQIPVRGQLKQVVRGASVYVRGNNLYTYVRDPYLPYDPETDISGVLDQNLPISRQFAIGVNLSL, encoded by the coding sequence ATGAAACTTTCCTCGATCTTCATGCTGATCGGGTGTCTTGCCGCTAGTGCCAAGGGTTACACACAGAAGCTCACCATTAACGAGAAAGACGCTCCGATTTCCCGGGTTTTCCGGGCGATTAAAAAGCAAACGGGATACAATTTCGTGTATTTCGACAGCGACATCCAGGCGGCGCAGCGCGTGACCGTGCAGGTGCACGACCGGCCGCTGGAAGACGTATTGCAGATCTGCCTGAACAACCAGCCCGTCACGTACAAAATCGTCAACCGCACGATCATTTTGTCACGCAAAGCCAACGCCTCCTTCCGCCAGGGTGCGGCTGCCGATTCCGTGAAAGGGGATATTTCGGGAAGATTGCTCACCCAGGCCGGGGAACCGGTGTGGGGCGCGAGTATTTTCGTGAAAGGAACGCCCAGGGGCACGCAATCCAACGAGCAGGGCCGTTTCCAGCTGTCCGACGTCCGCCAGGGCTCGGTGCTGGTGATTACCTTCGTGGGATTTGCCACGCAGGAAATGAAAGCGCATTTCAGCGCTGACGGTTCCGTGCAGCTGAGCGGCACCGGTGTTTCCGTTTCCCGGACCAACGAAGGTTACCTCGCCATTATCATGAAGCCATCCGCCCGGCAAATGGACGAAGTGCTGGTGGTGCCCTACGGCACGCAGAGCCGCGCTTCCTACACAGGTTCCGCCGTTACGGTGAAGAGCGAGCAGCTGGAAGACCGGTCCCGCCCTTCTTTCCAGCAATCGCTGCAGGGGAACGTAGCGGGGATGCAGGTGATGGAATCCACCGGCCAGCCGGGCGCCGCGCCCACCGTGAGGCTCCGGGGCATCAGTTCCTTCAGCGGCATCAACACGCCTTTGTATGTGGTAGACGGCGTGCCCATGCTCACGCAGGAAATCACCACGCTGGCCACCTCCTCCAACTCCGGCGCCGGCATCAACCCGAACGATATCGAATCCATTACGGTGTTGAAAGACGCTTCCGCCGCTTCGATCTACGGTTCGCAGGGCGCGAATGGCGTGATCCTCATTACCACGAAAAAAGGCGCTGCTGGCCGCACGAACATTTCCGCTTCCGCCAATTACGGCATCAACCAGATGGCCACCTCCAAGCGCAATAAACCGCTGAGCACGGCCGAGATGACGGAACTGATGATCGAAGGCGTCCTGAACCGGCAGACCAACGGCATCACCACACCCGACGCCGCGAAAGCATTCCTTGTTACCCAGGGCCTGAACCCGGATGTGAATACCGACTGGATGGATGTCATCACCCAAACCGGACAATACCAGCAATATAACCTGTCGGCCTCCGGCGGGAACGATAAAACGAAATTCTTCCTTTCCGGCGGTTACTATAAACAAGACGCCGTAACCCGCGGGCAGTGGTTCGACCGCAAGACCGCGCGCATCAACCTCAACCACAAAGCCAGCAAACGGCTCAGCTTCAACAGCACCATGAACTTCACCGGGCAGCGGCTGAGCACCGTACCGGCGGCGGGAACGGGGCAAAACCCCATCCGCAGCCTCTACCGCCTCGTGCCCTGGCTGGCGCCGTATACCGAAACCGGGGCCTACAATCCCAATCTCGTTTACAATCCTGAAATCGTACGGAACGAAAACAAATACGAAACGAACATTTACCAGGCCATCGGCAACGTGGGCGCGCAATTGCAGATAACGGATTACCTATCCGCCGAATCCAAACTGGGCATCGATATTCATTACTCCGACGATTACCGCTACTGGAGCCCGCTCTGGAGCGACGGCCGCGGTTCCAACGGCCGGGGTGCGGAATACTCAACTTTGTGGGCCAACTGGACGGCTTCGAACCTCCTGAAGTTCAACCGGCAATTCGGCAGTCTCGGCGTGAACGCCACCGTTGGCCAGGAAGGCGCCCGCCGCAACCTGAAACGCGTGAGCACGCAGGCGAACAATTTCGCGGCGCAGGATCTCTACACGCTGCAGAACGCATCGGAGCCATTCGTGGCCTGGAGCTACCGCGCGGCGGCTTCCATCGCTTCCTATTTCGTGAATACCAGCTTTAACTACGACCAGAAATATTACATCAACCTCACCGGCCGCCGCGACGGTTCGTCGCGCTTCGGCAGCCTCCGCCGCTGGGCCAACTTCTGGTCGGCCGGCGCGGCCTGGAACATCGACAAAGAAAACTTCATGATGAACGCTTCCTGGATCGACCGGCTGAAACTCAGGGCCAGCTATGGTTTGAGCGGCAGTCAGCTGGGCGATTACTACGGCGCGCAGGGCTTCCTTTCCGGCGGCAACAACTATATGAACCTGCCGGGATTCATCGTCGGGCAAATCGAAAGCGGCACGCTGACCTGGGAAGAGAACCGTCCGCTCGACATCGGGCTAGAATTCGAATTCCTGAAAGGCAGGTTATCCGGCAGCATCGACTGGTACACCCGCCGCACCAGCAACCTCTTCCAGGACATGCCCGTTCCCATGGAAAACGGTGTAAGCAAACTGAATTACAACGTGGGCGGGATGAAGAACGAAGGATGGGAACTGGCCATCAACGGCCAGGCCATCAAGGCAAAATCAGCTGGCGGATTTGACTGGAACATCAACTTCAACATCTCCACGCAGAAAAACAAAATCCTCGCTTACCAGGATTCGAGCGTGGTAACAGGGGTTTTTCTCCGGGAAATCGGCGGCGACTTCTACCAGTTCTACCTCCGCGGCTATGCCGGCGTAGATCCCCAAACCGGGGACGCCCTTTGGTATACCGACAAAACCGAATCCAAAACCACCAACGTCTACAACCAGGCCGCGCCTTACAAGCAAACCGGCAAAAGCGCGCTGGCATCGGTTTTCGGCGGGCTGACCAATACGTTCTCTTTCAAAGGCGTATCGCTGTCCACCCTCATTTACTTCAATTGGGGCAATCACATTTACGACAGCTGGGGCGCCTACACGCAATCGGATGGTTCGGCGGGGCTGACCGAAACCGGCCAGATCAGCCGGATGACTTACGACCACCATTGGAAAAAGCCTGGCGACAATGCCAAATATCCGAAGATGGCGTACCGCGGGAGCCAATCGGGGCTTTCGAATCAATCGTCGACCCGTTTCCTGTACGACGGCAGTTACATCCGTCTGCGCGAGGTCACGCTTTCGTACCAGATCCCGGTGCGGGGCCAGCTAAAGCAGGTGGTGCGGGGCGCGTCGGTATATGTGCGGGGCAACAACCTCTACACATATGTCCGCGACCCGTATTTGCCGTATGATCCCGAAACGGATATCAGCGGCGTGCTGGACCAGAACCTGCCGATTTCGCGGCAATTCGCCATTGGCGTAAATCTTTCCCTTTAA
- a CDS encoding RagB/SusD family nutrient uptake outer membrane protein: MRSLASYTIILAACAAFMTAGCGKSFLELKNPQAIDFDQIKDLESLTTASTGVYSRFKQANYYNRTFILVPELMSDNCFISIRNFGRYLNQDRFAVGNGDSYLTGAWQLMNQVIVNANLALSSAQKITFPAAEQAKASQVTGELYACRALAMFDMVRLFAQPYNFSAGAAHLGIPVYTQPSNQIIYPNRENVAKSYAQIVADLKQAESLMANAKSNGRFTLAAVQGLLAKVYLYQEDWANAETYATKVIDNTLYTLLPASGYVASWSAKFSAESLLEIGNTPNSNSGSDGIGYMTEQAGYGDLLASKDLYDTYTATDVRRGLITPGARVNAEPQAYFIGKYPNGVGTKDDNPKVLRKAEMWLIRAEARAELSLTDASKRAGALADLNVIVKRADPSATDVDLSGEALIDRIILERRKELAFEGNRLFDLNRKGKDVINIQSDAQTTYKYPNNRFIMPIPYDEMNANPNMEQNPGWR, translated from the coding sequence ATGCGAAGTCTTGCATCCTACACCATCATTCTTGCCGCGTGCGCTGCCTTTATGACGGCGGGCTGCGGGAAATCGTTCCTGGAGCTGAAGAACCCGCAGGCCATCGATTTCGACCAGATCAAAGATCTCGAATCGCTCACGACCGCTTCGACAGGTGTGTACAGCCGGTTTAAGCAGGCGAATTATTATAACCGCACGTTTATACTGGTGCCCGAGCTGATGAGCGACAACTGTTTCATCAGCATCCGCAATTTCGGGCGCTACCTCAACCAGGACCGCTTTGCCGTGGGCAACGGCGATTCCTATCTGACCGGCGCGTGGCAGCTGATGAACCAGGTGATCGTAAATGCCAACCTGGCGCTGTCTTCTGCGCAGAAAATCACCTTCCCGGCTGCCGAACAGGCGAAGGCCAGCCAGGTAACCGGCGAGTTGTATGCCTGCCGGGCGCTGGCCATGTTCGACATGGTACGCCTGTTTGCACAGCCGTATAACTTTTCGGCGGGCGCAGCCCATTTGGGCATCCCGGTATATACGCAACCCTCTAATCAGATCATTTATCCCAACCGGGAGAATGTGGCGAAGAGCTACGCGCAGATCGTTGCCGACCTGAAGCAGGCGGAATCGCTGATGGCCAACGCGAAAAGCAACGGCCGGTTTACGCTGGCCGCGGTGCAGGGGCTTTTGGCTAAAGTGTACCTCTACCAGGAAGACTGGGCCAACGCCGAAACCTACGCCACTAAAGTGATCGATAACACGCTGTACACGCTCCTCCCCGCTTCGGGATACGTGGCCAGCTGGAGCGCCAAATTTTCCGCGGAATCGTTGCTGGAGATCGGCAATACGCCCAATAGCAATTCCGGTTCCGACGGCATCGGGTACATGACCGAACAAGCCGGGTACGGCGACCTGCTCGCATCCAAAGATTTGTACGACACTTATACCGCCACCGACGTCCGCCGTGGGCTTATTACGCCGGGCGCGCGCGTCAACGCGGAGCCGCAGGCGTATTTCATCGGGAAGTATCCGAATGGGGTGGGGACGAAAGATGACAACCCGAAAGTGTTGCGCAAAGCGGAAATGTGGCTCATCCGCGCCGAAGCACGCGCCGAGTTGTCGCTCACCGATGCTTCCAAACGCGCCGGAGCACTGGCGGACCTGAACGTGATCGTCAAACGTGCAGACCCGTCCGCTACGGATGTAGATCTGAGCGGCGAAGCGCTCATCGACCGGATTATCCTCGAACGCCGCAAAGAGCTTGCCTTCGAAGGAAACCGGCTGTTCGACCTCAACCGGAAAGGAAAAGACGTGATCAACATCCAGTCGGATGCGCAGACCACCTACAAATATCCCAACAACCGTTTCATCATGCCCATTCCTTATGATGAAATGAACGCCAATCCCAACATGGAACAGAATCCTGGCTGGCGCTGA
- a CDS encoding serine hydrolase domain-containing protein — protein MQFNNSSRFIQYSTLGLITAMLFLAACSKKDLVAPPAPEHKPDTQSSITTIMPDMPVIDTQIASFMALYQVPGASIAVVKDGKLVYAKGYGIADSTTMDMVDTSSLFRIASLSKFVTTLGVMKLVEDDSLELTDKIFGVGALLDTTLGTKPYPAYIQDMTVEQLLRHEGGGWGNSSNDPAFAQSTYNIDQLIGWAINNRPLTNAPGTVTDYSNLGFMIMGRIIEKITGQNYVTFIQQNVLGPSGVANMQIGASTYALRKPNEVRYYGQNGNNPYGYNSNAFTRLGAAGAWIGSPIDYMRVMVHNDGFTTVPDLLAAATTTALSTKSTISNYAFGIRISTNGNWYHGGSLSGTRTWMVRTYHGYSWAIFLNTRNNTTAFNTALDRLIWPAVNSSATAWPAIDLF, from the coding sequence ATGCAATTCAACAATTCCTCTCGCTTTATACAATACTCCACCCTCGGCCTGATCACCGCCATGTTGTTCCTGGCGGCCTGTTCCAAAAAGGATCTCGTTGCACCGCCCGCGCCGGAACACAAGCCCGACACACAATCCTCCATCACCACCATCATGCCCGACATGCCGGTGATCGACACCCAGATCGCCAGTTTCATGGCGCTGTACCAGGTGCCCGGCGCCTCCATCGCCGTGGTGAAAGACGGCAAGCTCGTGTACGCGAAAGGCTACGGCATCGCCGACTCCACCACGATGGATATGGTAGACACGTCCAGCCTGTTCCGCATCGCCAGTCTCAGCAAGTTCGTGACCACGCTCGGGGTGATGAAGCTGGTGGAAGACGATTCGCTGGAGCTGACCGATAAGATTTTCGGCGTGGGCGCGCTCCTCGATACCACGCTGGGCACCAAACCTTATCCCGCCTATATCCAGGACATGACCGTGGAGCAACTGCTGCGCCACGAAGGCGGCGGATGGGGCAATTCCTCCAACGATCCCGCGTTCGCGCAATCCACCTATAACATCGACCAACTTATCGGCTGGGCCATCAATAACAGGCCGTTGACGAACGCTCCCGGCACCGTAACAGATTATTCCAACCTCGGCTTCATGATCATGGGCCGGATTATCGAGAAGATAACGGGACAGAACTATGTGACCTTCATCCAGCAAAACGTATTGGGCCCTTCGGGCGTCGCCAACATGCAGATCGGCGCGTCTACGTATGCGCTCAGAAAACCGAATGAAGTCCGCTATTACGGCCAGAACGGCAACAATCCCTACGGCTACAACAGCAACGCGTTCACGCGGCTGGGCGCAGCGGGCGCCTGGATCGGCAGTCCGATCGACTACATGCGCGTGATGGTGCACAACGACGGGTTCACGACGGTGCCCGACCTCCTGGCCGCGGCTACCACCACGGCGCTCAGCACCAAATCCACTATTTCCAATTACGCTTTCGGCATCCGCATCAGCACCAACGGGAACTGGTATCACGGTGGTTCGCTGTCGGGCACGCGAACCTGGATGGTGCGCACCTATCATGGTTACAGCTGGGCGATTTTCCTGAACACGCGCAACAACACCACGGCCTTTAACACCGCGCTCGACCGCCTGATATGGCCCGCGGTGAACAGCAGCGCCACCGCCTGGCCGGCGATCGACCTGTTTTGA
- a CDS encoding serine hydrolase: MMHKMIDIAGCRSSRKALLLSLLIAVYATGFGQRKPTPLPPGLDAYIGKVLDSFHVPGLGIAVVKDGQVLLSKGYGVRKMGETGKVDAQTLFPIASNTKAFTATALGMLAERGKLQWKDRVIDHLPWFRMSDPYVTREITIRDLLVHNSGLAPYAGDLMQFPVTDFTRREIVEKIRFLPLATSFRSAYAYDNVLYLAAGEVIEAASGLSWEDFIRREILDPAGMQGTLERFSRFQGQINGAMPHIPDSKGRISVLETFFEEGMSDKSNPAGGIVSNAADMAKWMLVQLDSGKTLFHPKTTALLWQGVNPMPEVSVPAWIGPSRTDMNSYALGFRVYLNRGTKVVTHGGKLDGFVSCVMLFPEHRLGITVLTNQESGNAYNAIIQHLADYYLKKPATDWIRGYRIQEDAKFARFAALEGQSLAKRDSTSRPALPLGKYAGTYRDPWYGDITVTLKDGALYMKAQHTPVFYGKMEHWQYETFIVRWDHREVRGDAFITFTPDAGGKIVSAKMKAVSPLTDVSLDFHDLDLKPVN, encoded by the coding sequence ATGATGCACAAAATGATTGACATCGCCGGTTGCAGAAGCAGCCGGAAAGCCCTCCTTTTGTCCCTCCTCATAGCCGTCTATGCCACCGGGTTCGGCCAGCGGAAGCCAACGCCGCTGCCGCCGGGGCTGGACGCCTACATCGGGAAAGTCCTCGATTCCTTTCACGTGCCCGGTCTTGGCATCGCGGTGGTGAAAGACGGGCAGGTATTGCTTTCGAAGGGATACGGCGTCCGGAAAATGGGCGAAACCGGGAAGGTGGACGCACAAACCCTCTTCCCGATCGCTTCCAATACGAAGGCATTCACTGCTACGGCGCTGGGGATGCTCGCGGAGCGGGGCAAACTGCAATGGAAAGACCGCGTGATCGACCATTTGCCGTGGTTTCGGATGTCGGACCCATATGTAACGCGGGAGATCACCATCCGGGATTTGCTGGTGCACAACAGCGGCCTGGCGCCCTATGCCGGGGACCTCATGCAATTCCCCGTGACCGACTTCACACGGCGCGAGATCGTGGAGAAGATCCGATTCCTGCCGCTGGCCACCAGTTTCCGCTCCGCGTATGCGTACGACAACGTGCTGTACCTCGCGGCGGGCGAAGTGATCGAAGCGGCAAGCGGGTTGTCGTGGGAAGATTTCATCCGCCGCGAGATCCTCGATCCCGCGGGGATGCAGGGTACCCTGGAGCGGTTTTCCCGGTTCCAGGGGCAGATCAACGGCGCGATGCCGCACATCCCCGACAGCAAAGGCCGCATCAGCGTGCTGGAAACATTTTTCGAAGAAGGCATGAGCGATAAATCCAACCCGGCGGGCGGCATCGTGTCGAATGCGGCGGATATGGCGAAATGGATGCTGGTACAACTGGATTCGGGGAAAACGTTGTTCCACCCCAAAACCACTGCGCTGTTGTGGCAGGGCGTGAATCCCATGCCGGAAGTATCCGTACCTGCATGGATCGGGCCATCGCGCACGGACATGAACAGCTACGCGCTGGGGTTCAGGGTGTACCTCAACCGCGGCACCAAAGTAGTGACGCACGGCGGCAAGCTGGACGGCTTCGTGTCCTGCGTGATGCTCTTCCCGGAACATAGACTGGGCATAACGGTACTCACCAACCAGGAATCCGGCAACGCCTATAACGCCATCATCCAGCACCTGGCGGATTATTACCTGAAAAAACCGGCGACCGACTGGATACGCGGTTACCGGATACAGGAAGACGCGAAGTTCGCGCGGTTCGCGGCGCTGGAAGGACAATCGCTGGCGAAGCGGGATAGCACCTCGCGCCCGGCGTTGCCGCTTGGAAAATACGCCGGCACCTACCGCGATCCCTGGTACGGGGATATAACGGTGACGCTGAAGGATGGCGCGCTGTACATGAAGGCACAGCATACGCCCGTGTTCTACGGCAAAATGGAGCACTGGCAGTATGAAACTTTCATCGTGCGGTGGGACCATCGCGAAGTGCGTGGCGACGCCTTTATCACATTTACACCCGACGCCGGCGGAAAGATTGTGTCGGCGAAGATGAAAGCCGTATCGCCGCTCACTGACGTCAGTCTCGACTTTCATGACCTGGATCTGAAACCTGTTAATTAA
- a CDS encoding serine hydrolase domain-containing protein, whose translation MNAHTHKRRRMPIFRTGCLLAGLFAGTAVQAQQTDSIVARLTRLTADFGAQEPGGTLIVSREGKEIFRKSFGVANLEQPMPVTDTTLFEAASVSKQFTATALLLLVRQGKLSLDDDARKYFPELPDYGATITIRQLLTHTSGLKDWRNVTYLTPWPTGYRLMDQAFALDMIFRQANLNYAPGERLSYTNAGYDLAATLVEKLTGIPFAKFVQDSLLTPAGMHRSYFRKHFRYVAPGKATGYFRDGKTWKAGTVLDENYGAAGLITTAEDLHKWLRYIHHHFKPEDAFTKMRLERYVLNNGDTCDYANGGVYVKTIAGIRQISHSGFLGAFRALTTYYPAGDFAVAYTSNNQEISTVELNNNIFEILFDRKVVKPLPYSDKDTIRLQPATLAGKTGSYMNETDSSDVLQFFTGQTGLLQYRAPLKALPGNKFLLEKTLYQFSGTGESVTLTRGGEPVTYRKIPIYTVSPELLKVIAGAYHSEDCNVTISLEQHPRGLIMHRAPSDSVILEPVFNSGKQIGYKGFDHGLRVIYDFHMDNQQVARLSVHLPRANRIYFSKTVSKNQSPRQLAGFRQR comes from the coding sequence ATGAATGCACATACACACAAACGCCGGAGGATGCCGATCTTCCGGACCGGATGTCTGCTGGCCGGCCTCTTTGCCGGCACGGCAGTGCAAGCCCAGCAGACCGACAGCATCGTGGCCCGGCTCACGCGGCTCACGGCGGATTTCGGCGCACAGGAGCCCGGGGGCACGTTGATCGTGAGCCGGGAAGGAAAGGAGATTTTCCGGAAATCGTTCGGGGTCGCCAACCTGGAGCAGCCCATGCCCGTAACGGACACTACGCTGTTTGAAGCCGCGTCTGTCTCGAAGCAATTCACCGCCACGGCTTTACTGCTGCTCGTGCGGCAGGGGAAGTTGTCGCTGGATGATGACGCGCGCAAATATTTCCCGGAGCTGCCGGATTACGGCGCCACCATCACGATCCGGCAGCTGCTCACGCATACGAGCGGGCTGAAAGACTGGCGGAACGTGACGTATCTCACGCCCTGGCCTACCGGGTATCGCCTCATGGACCAGGCTTTTGCACTGGACATGATCTTCCGGCAGGCCAACCTCAATTATGCGCCCGGCGAAAGGCTTTCGTATACCAATGCAGGGTACGATCTTGCGGCTACGCTCGTGGAAAAACTGACGGGTATTCCGTTTGCGAAATTTGTGCAGGACAGCCTGCTTACGCCTGCCGGTATGCACCGTTCTTACTTCCGGAAGCACTTCCGGTATGTAGCGCCCGGTAAAGCCACCGGCTACTTCCGCGACGGCAAAACCTGGAAAGCCGGCACTGTGCTCGATGAAAATTACGGCGCGGCGGGGCTTATCACCACGGCGGAAGACCTGCACAAATGGCTGCGCTACATCCATCATCACTTCAAACCGGAAGATGCATTTACAAAAATGCGGCTGGAAAGATACGTGCTGAACAACGGCGACACCTGCGATTATGCCAATGGCGGCGTGTACGTCAAAACGATAGCAGGCATCCGGCAAATCAGCCATTCCGGCTTCCTGGGCGCGTTTCGTGCGCTCACCACCTACTACCCCGCCGGTGATTTCGCGGTCGCTTACACAAGCAATAACCAGGAAATTTCCACCGTGGAGCTCAACAATAACATCTTCGAGATTCTTTTCGACCGTAAGGTGGTTAAACCTTTGCCTTACTCCGACAAAGACACCATCCGCCTGCAGCCGGCCACGCTGGCAGGGAAAACGGGGAGTTACATGAACGAGACCGACAGTTCCGACGTCCTCCAGTTTTTCACCGGCCAAACCGGCCTGCTGCAATACCGCGCGCCGCTGAAAGCGCTCCCGGGCAATAAATTCCTGCTCGAAAAAACGCTGTACCAGTTCTCTGGAACCGGCGAATCCGTGACGCTTACGCGCGGCGGGGAACCTGTCACCTACCGGAAAATCCCCATCTATACCGTATCACCGGAATTGCTGAAAGTTATTGCCGGCGCCTACCACAGCGAAGATTGCAATGTGACGATTTCCCTGGAACAGCATCCCAGGGGATTAATCATGCACCGTGCCCCCTCCGATTCCGTGATCCTGGAACCGGTTTTCAATTCCGGGAAGCAGATCGGTTACAAAGGATTTGACCACGGGCTGCGGGTGATTTACGATTTCCATATGGACAACCAGCAGGTAGCGCGCCTGTCTGTTCATCTGCCGCGGGCCAACCGCATTTATTTCAGCAAAACCGTTTCGAAAAATCAATCGCCGCGTCAACTCGCCGGATTCCGGCAGCGGTAA
- a CDS encoding dipeptide epimerase, with amino-acid sequence MKISFETFELRKKYPFTISGYTMLTQSVIYLTIEHEGYTGVGEASPGYYFNETIDDVLAFYASLVPDFAKFSDISDRQSIMDFVEKKRPGLTAAKAGIDVALNDLYGKILGKPCYQLFGADPDKMPVTSFTIGMDTPEVIRKKVSEATEFKLLKIKLGGENDRGIIEAIRSVSDQPLCVDANQGWTDRQEAIDMIHWLKEQGTTFIEQPMPVAQRDDNAWVTEHSPLPVVADEAVQRLVDVESAKGVYHGINIKMSKCTGMLEGYKMVQKARSLGLKLMIGCMSESSVGILGAAAIAPLCDWVDLDSSWLIANNPYHDPELREGKIILSDAPGLGLRKK; translated from the coding sequence ATGAAAATCAGTTTTGAAACATTCGAGCTCAGGAAGAAATATCCGTTCACCATTTCCGGATACACCATGCTCACGCAATCCGTGATTTACCTCACGATAGAACATGAAGGCTATACCGGCGTCGGGGAAGCCAGTCCGGGTTATTACTTCAACGAAACCATCGACGACGTCCTCGCTTTTTACGCCTCGCTCGTGCCCGATTTCGCGAAGTTCTCCGATATCAGCGACCGGCAGTCCATCATGGATTTCGTGGAAAAGAAGCGCCCCGGCCTTACAGCAGCGAAAGCAGGGATCGATGTAGCGCTGAATGACCTCTACGGTAAAATCCTCGGGAAGCCCTGTTATCAACTCTTCGGCGCCGATCCCGATAAAATGCCGGTGACTTCATTCACCATCGGGATGGATACGCCGGAGGTTATCCGCAAGAAAGTAAGCGAGGCCACGGAATTCAAACTGCTGAAAATTAAGCTCGGCGGCGAAAACGACCGCGGTATCATCGAAGCGATCCGCTCCGTATCGGACCAGCCGTTGTGTGTAGACGCCAACCAGGGCTGGACCGACCGCCAGGAAGCCATCGACATGATCCATTGGCTGAAGGAACAGGGCACCACATTCATCGAGCAGCCCATGCCCGTTGCGCAGCGCGACGATAACGCCTGGGTCACCGAGCACAGTCCGCTCCCCGTGGTCGCCGACGAAGCCGTGCAGCGGCTTGTGGACGTGGAAAGCGCCAAGGGCGTGTATCATGGCATCAACATCAAAATGTCGAAATGCACGGGAATGCTGGAAGGATACAAAATGGTGCAAAAGGCGCGTTCGCTGGGATTGAAACTGATGATCGGCTGCATGAGCGAATCTTCTGTTGGTATACTCGGCGCCGCCGCCATCGCGCCATTGTGCGACTGGGTGGATCTGGACAGCAGCTGGCTGATCGCCAACAATCCGTATCACGATCCTGAATTGAGAGAAGGGAAAATCATTTTATCAGATGCGCCGGGCCTGGGCCTGCGCAAAAAATAA